One Littorina saxatilis isolate snail1 linkage group LG14, US_GU_Lsax_2.0, whole genome shotgun sequence genomic region harbors:
- the LOC138947186 gene encoding uncharacterized protein has protein sequence MKQTRLHPTEGEGGGEEGEGEEEVVSLKNKIRHVPQVTKEEETGGEEGGEEDEGRQHSSGALQVAGGEVVEGGGMWPASPLRSSTGITCRLRSNSWILHNCDNWPSTWLLHNQVLFLTCLPISRLCQHLHHHQTMQPGRTGVCADIVGTCPHLQNGSAASAALSAYQECLR, from the exons ATGAAACAGACTCGCCTGCACCccacagagggagagggaggaggagaggaaggggagggggaagaggaggtgGTCAGCCTCAAGAACAAGATCAG ACATGTTCCACAAGTAACGAAAGAGGAGGAGACAGGGGGAGAGGAAGGAGGAGAGGAGGACGAGGGGCGACAGCACAGCAGCGGGGCTCTTCAAGTGGCAGGGGGAGAGGTGGTCGAGGGAGGTGGGATGTGGCCGGCATCCCCACTGCGCAGCAGCACAGGAATAACTTGCAG ACTCAGATCCAACAGCTGGATATTGCACAACTGCGACAACTGGCCCTCGACCTGGCTGTTGCACAACCAGGTCTTGTTTTTGACATGCTTG CCGATCAGTCGTCTGTGCCAACACCTGCACCATCACCAGACCATGCAGCCTGGCCGGACTGGTGTGTGTGCCGACATTGTCGGCACATGCCCACACCTGCAGAACGGATCTGCTGCCAGCGCCGCACTCAGTGCATATCAAGAATGCCT GAGATGA